The DNA region TCTCTGTTCATTGGGCCATTTCTTCCATTATTAAAGTGGTCTACCTTTTATTTACGCTTCATCTCATCTTCTTTGAAGGGCCTTTAATGGAACTGCAATGGCTTAAGTATTTCTTTGGAGATCTATCGCATAATCTGAGCTTGATTGTTCACCAGGATTGGTATGGTCTCTCGGATTTGTTCAGAAGCCTTCTGTTTTTTGTATTGCTATGGCTGATGGCATACTTGATGCACTATTGGCTGATGGTCAGGAAAAAGATCTTCATTTTCTATTTTTTGACGATTATTTATATCACTATATTAGATACGTTTTCTCCATATAAAGCGGATCATGCAATTATCAGGATCATTGTCGTGGGCTTCATTTTGCTGGGGATCTTATTCTTTAACCGCTTGACGGAAAGGGAAGGGATCGAAGAGCAGGGTCTTCAGATGAGAAAATGGATATTGCCGCTTGCGATCATGGTCGGTGGAAGCGCTGTGGCTGCCTATGCTGCTCCGAAGGCCGATCCGATCTGGCCGGATCCTGTTCCTTATTTGAAATCCTATGCCGAAGGGGCTGGCACTGGTCCTGGTGGAGTGGCCAAAATCGGCTACGGTACGGATGATACGCAGCTTGGCGGACCGTTCAATGGCGATAATACAATCGTATTTACCGCTGAAGATACGACGAAGCATTATTGGAAGATCGAAACAAAGGATCAGTACACTGGAAAGGGCTGGGTGCTGTCGGATGCACCAAATGAAGAGAAAGTGATTGGACCCGGCGAGCAGGTTCCGGATGTCAATCCATCAGTTTCAGCTGACAGTCCTGATGAAACGGCAAAGCTCTCCTTTAATCTTCCGTATGAATTCATTGTCCAGCCTGCTGGCCTTCTTCAAATCAATGGGCAGCAGAACGATGAATATCATTTGAATACGGCTTCGGAAAAGTGGGTGCCGTATCGAAAAGGAAAGCCATATGAAATTGAAAAGTATACGCTTGATTACAAAGAGCCTTCTTACAGTATGAAGGCGATGAGAGGGACGACCGGTGAACATGTGGAAGCGGACATCCTCAAAAGATATACGCAGCTGCCGGATACAGTTCCGCTCAGGGTAAAAGAATTGGCGAAAAGCATCATAGAAGGAAAGGATAACTGGTTCGATCAAGCGAAAGCCATTGAAGGCTATTTTAAAAATCCTGGCTTTATCTATGATCAATCAGATGTGGCAGTCCCAGGCAAGAACCAGGATTATGTGGATCAATTTTTATTTGATACACAAAAAGGGTACTGTGATAACTTTTCTACCTCGATGATCGTGCTCCTGAGATCCGTTGGCATTCCTTCCCGCTGGGTAAAAGGATACAGCGACGGGCAATTCAAGTTTTCAAAAACGGGAAATTTCAAGGTGTATGAAGTAACCAATAATGATGCTCATTCCTGGGTCGAAGTTTATTTTCCAAACGTCGGCTGGGTTCCGTTCGAACCGACGAAAGGCTTCGACG from Falsibacillus pallidus includes:
- a CDS encoding DUF4129 domain-containing transglutaminase family protein, which codes for MSQGLNVKGVYGAVLYFLGFLLLWEWIRPLEQLTMTGEIQRFLVFIILCLVLSFFSVHWAISSIIKVVYLLFTLHLIFFEGPLMELQWLKYFFGDLSHNLSLIVHQDWYGLSDLFRSLLFFVLLWLMAYLMHYWLMVRKKIFIFYFLTIIYITILDTFSPYKADHAIIRIIVVGFILLGILFFNRLTEREGIEEQGLQMRKWILPLAIMVGGSAVAAYAAPKADPIWPDPVPYLKSYAEGAGTGPGGVAKIGYGTDDTQLGGPFNGDNTIVFTAEDTTKHYWKIETKDQYTGKGWVLSDAPNEEKVIGPGEQVPDVNPSVSADSPDETAKLSFNLPYEFIVQPAGLLQINGQQNDEYHLNTASEKWVPYRKGKPYEIEKYTLDYKEPSYSMKAMRGTTGEHVEADILKRYTQLPDTVPLRVKELAKSIIEGKDNWFDQAKAIEGYFKNPGFIYDQSDVAVPGKNQDYVDQFLFDTQKGYCDNFSTSMIVLLRSVGIPSRWVKGYSDGQFKFSKTGNFKVYEVTNNDAHSWVEVYFPNVGWVPFEPTKGFDGNINYKYDLNVDKSTTPPPVKKPETPEKKPAKDLGKETTVKNTDRFSFIDMWNDIVSFWKNSWGWILLGAVMLGIISWIFYKARGRWIPYFLLIKYKRKHGDDTFEKAYLSLLKQLDRSGLKMDDGQTLRGYAKYIDSFFSTREMSRLTAIYERVLYRREKDAANWDETRKLWENLIKKTTG